One part of the Pseudemcibacter aquimaris genome encodes these proteins:
- a CDS encoding LysR family transcriptional regulator → MKAIDLNLLKVFEALYEEGNATRAAMQLGVSQAAVSASLARLRQTYNDVLFTRIPGGLEPTERANEIRPLIRNALNSVKQSLSYVDEGSQDRSINIGLSDDIEIAFGKDIIASIKELFPNARPVFKQAHNPVLADMLKNREIDIAIGSGGLSDRSIRAQSIGQTGYLTLSNFPPDNGRTFTLDEFLEHEHLLITFTEQGSSDAIGLIDEVLSQSNLRRKIAATTTHFSVAKYLLLGTKIITTIPSHAAVILSRTERLFMSRCPLDLKPYTIRIGMLSTNYKDQFLARIIENVEEAMRSQNNVLLAPYSQRLNRTQHSFDLE, encoded by the coding sequence ATGAAAGCAATTGACCTCAACCTATTAAAAGTTTTCGAAGCCCTTTATGAAGAGGGAAATGCAACCCGTGCCGCCATGCAATTAGGGGTAAGTCAAGCAGCAGTCAGCGCATCACTCGCAAGGTTACGCCAGACTTATAACGATGTCTTATTTACGCGGATTCCTGGTGGCCTGGAACCCACTGAACGTGCAAATGAAATCAGGCCGCTAATAAGAAACGCCCTAAATTCAGTAAAACAGAGCCTTTCATATGTTGATGAAGGTTCACAGGATCGCAGTATAAACATTGGGCTATCCGACGATATCGAAATTGCATTTGGTAAAGATATTATTGCAAGTATTAAAGAATTATTTCCCAACGCAAGGCCGGTATTTAAACAAGCGCATAACCCGGTTCTTGCCGATATGCTTAAAAACCGGGAAATTGACATCGCGATCGGTTCAGGTGGACTTTCTGACAGAAGTATTCGCGCACAATCAATTGGCCAAACCGGCTATTTAACACTTAGCAACTTTCCCCCTGATAACGGCCGTACTTTTACCCTAGATGAATTCCTGGAACATGAACACTTACTTATCACATTCACTGAACAAGGTAGTAGCGATGCCATTGGTTTAATTGATGAAGTTCTTTCACAAAGCAATCTTCGGCGAAAGATTGCTGCTACGACCACACATTTTTCGGTTGCTAAATACCTGTTGCTAGGAACAAAAATAATTACAACGATACCGTCACATGCAGCTGTAATCTTATCAAGAACAGAACGCCTTTTTATGTCTCGTTGCCCATTGGACTTAAAACCATACACCATCCGTATTGGCATGCTTTCCACCAATTATAAAGACCAATTTCTTGCACGCATTATTGAAAATGTTGAGGAAGCTATGCGTAGTCAAAATAATGTGCTGCTTGCACCTTATTCACAGCGTCTTAACAGAACACAACACTCTTTCGATCTTGAATAA
- a CDS encoding ribonuclease E/G, which translates to METGKHILINRGIGETRMAIMQYGTVTDIRLFRDHNPSYVGAIYLGRITKLSPEMQAAFVDLGEGREGFLPLKNLPKTPGKKPKDLTTLLHEGQRIIVQVTADAPKGKLCKLTAKAELISTSLVLHPFRLGAFVSSRIKDPDRRATLKSFGEDIIPDDMGMTFRTDAENVDDDELKQIATEMISHWRHVTKNIKDRKCPSLLTQGPEPIEQILRDFSAADIDSIIIDQVGALKTAKNWSKIFAPDLSDKIESYTENTPLFDYYEISDDIELVTSPHISLNSGAWITIEGTEALTAIDVNMGSANVSKDAGKAVFAINREAAREIFRQIRLRGIGGLIVIDFIDMTDKGNVKSLLHFIDELMFDDPMPIQRGNISSFGLLELTRKSKHIPLDRLLLEKTEITKSVEASCLDLIRMAEGDAKNKPGLPVLIKVSKPQKKWLEDHSELFDDFLKKTGSTLTMEQL; encoded by the coding sequence ATGGAAACCGGAAAGCATATATTGATCAACCGCGGTATTGGCGAAACCCGTATGGCGATTATGCAATATGGCACGGTGACCGATATTCGTTTGTTCCGCGACCATAACCCGTCCTATGTTGGGGCCATATACCTTGGCCGAATTACAAAATTATCGCCGGAAATGCAGGCTGCATTCGTTGATTTGGGTGAGGGGCGCGAGGGGTTCTTACCGCTTAAAAACTTACCAAAAACACCGGGTAAAAAACCAAAGGATTTAACTACCCTTCTTCATGAAGGGCAGCGCATCATTGTTCAGGTAACCGCCGATGCGCCAAAGGGAAAATTATGCAAGCTAACCGCAAAGGCGGAATTAATCAGCACATCATTGGTTTTACATCCATTTCGTCTTGGTGCCTTTGTATCTAGCCGAATTAAAGACCCGGACCGCCGCGCGACCCTAAAATCATTTGGTGAAGATATTATTCCGGATGATATGGGCATGACATTCCGCACGGACGCGGAAAATGTGGATGATGATGAATTAAAGCAAATTGCCACAGAAATGATTTCCCATTGGCGTCATGTCACCAAGAATATTAAAGACCGGAAATGCCCGTCCTTACTGACCCAAGGGCCGGAACCAATTGAACAAATATTACGTGATTTTTCCGCTGCTGATATCGACAGCATTATTATTGATCAAGTGGGCGCGTTAAAAACCGCAAAAAATTGGTCAAAAATATTTGCGCCAGATTTATCGGATAAAATTGAAAGCTATACGGAAAATACACCGCTTTTTGATTATTATGAAATCAGCGATGATATCGAACTTGTGACTTCCCCACATATTTCATTAAATAGCGGCGCATGGATCACGATTGAAGGGACAGAAGCGCTTACCGCCATTGACGTTAATATGGGCAGTGCAAATGTTTCCAAGGACGCGGGTAAAGCCGTATTCGCCATCAACCGTGAAGCGGCCCGTGAAATTTTCAGACAAATTCGCTTGCGTGGTATTGGTGGCCTTATCGTTATTGATTTTATCGACATGACCGATAAAGGGAATGTGAAAAGCCTGCTTCATTTTATCGATGAATTGATGTTTGATGACCCGATGCCGATCCAGCGCGGAAATATTTCATCATTCGGGCTTTTGGAACTCACCAGAAAATCAAAACACATTCCGCTTGATAGGCTATTGCTTGAAAAAACGGAAATCACCAAAAGCGTGGAAGCGTCATGCCTTGACCTGATCCGCATGGCTGAGGGGGACGCAAAAAATAAACCGGGACTGCCTGTTTTAATTAAGGTCTCAAAGCCGCAAAAAAAATGGTTAGAAGACCATAGCGAGCTTTTTGATGATTTTCTTAAGAAAACTGGGTCAACATTAACAATGGAACAATTATGA
- a CDS encoding DUF5801 repeats-in-toxin domain-containing protein, translating into MATTYVSGAGITIQIDYYEVDYDGDGDMELEFTITILDGPKIGDLRGFFFDLANDSLNDLSVTYVNDTNDGYVDDPDGVVTDYQFETDGVVDLGNGANMHGVEEAPFDAGIELGTPGMSSDDLQSVTFILDSETESLSYEDIAEQYFGIRLTSVGAPNSPREGSLKLVGTLPMPPVANPEERTVDEAALDTDVTGDDDTNDVAPADTTGSDPDSGEETVSGTLSFSDPDSSVSVTSVEFDGNVVNVPQDGTTTTINGDFGVLEIDMYGNYKYTLTTNSTDHNTEGTATDGVHELFNYTVTDPTNLTASSTITINIEDDIPTIDVNGSEPDLMVDESDLDIDDTDANMLSDYFDIEFGADGPGSITYSLEIENANSGLYDTATGNEVILYNNNGVVEGWTLPGGAGGGGELVFSLSIVGGALVLNQERAIIHSNNPGPDPVIDHDESLSLGDNIINLNASIEDADGDTDDATFDLGGNLTFKDDGPTSDLSLAGGYVVVDETDGVDNAPGETDVVGGNLGSATIAGNLLFVDSSVYGSDGMADSDYAVYSLALNSGGDGDSGVDDTASGENVMLTDNNGVIEGRTENGNLLVFTLSIDADTGDVTLTQHRAVDHGDDGNDHDSLLMLDSGEIDAVLTVTDGDGDYDMDTADIGSMVGFEDDGPTSDLSLAGGYVVVDETDGVDNAPGETDVVGGNLGSATIAGNLLFVDSSVYGSDGMADSDYAVYSLALNSGGDGDSGVDDTASGENVMLTDNNGVIEGRTENGNLLVFTLSIDADTGDVTLTQHRAVDHGDDGNDHDSLLMLDSGEIDAVLTVTDGDGDYDMDTADIGSMVGFEDDGPTSDLSLAGGYVVVDETDGVDNAPGETDVVGGNLGSATIAGNLLFVDSSVYGSDGMADSDYAVYSLALNSGGDGDSGVDDTASGENVMLTDNNGVIEGRTENGNLLVFTLSIDADTGDVTLTQHRAVDHGDDGNDHDSLLMLDSGEIDAVLTVTDGDGDYDMDTADIGSMVGFEDDGPTSDLSLAGGYVVVDETDGVDNAPGETDVVGGNLGSATIAGNLLFVDSSVYGSDGMADSDYAVYSLALNSGGDGDSGVDDTASGENVMLTDNNGVIEGRTENGNLLVFTLSIDADTGDVTLTQHRAVDHGDDGNDHDSLLMLDSGEIDAVLTVTDGDGDYDMDTADIGSMVGFEDDGPTSDLSLAGGYVVVDETDGVDNAPGETDVVGGNLGSATIAGNLLFVDSSVYGSDGMADSDYAVYSLALNSGGDGDSGVDDTASGENVMLTDNNGVIEGRTENGNLLVFTLSIDADTGDVTLTQHRAVDHGDDGNDHDSLLMLDSGEIDAVLTVTDGDGDYDMDTADIGSMVGFEDDGPSVEATGSEPDLMVDDSDFDTDDTDTNAVADYFDTSYGSDGPGSTTYSLEIENANSGLYDTLTGNEVILYNNAGSIEGWTIAGGQAGGGELVFTVSIVGGMLELDQSRAIVHTDNPGPDPVTDHDESLSLGDNVINLVAEIEDGDGDTDSAEVDLGGNLTFKDDGPTAELNDNAAPIVLDETDNDGDDGDVGGLLADVTVNGSSFYTTLTHGNDGEAATDPTVFSLILNAGASGLTDTVSDTAVVLSFESGDVVGRTSDGNSDEVFRIAVDADTGDITVTQSRALKHDDPNDPDENASPEVMNSGLVELMVMLTDGDGDYVSDTIDLGELINFEDDGPSIALQEDDAAIEVDESTLPNNGSDNFAGYFGTITYGSDGGSAAKTFSLTIDSEGVDSGLNDTLTDADILLYKTNTGTVEGRVGGQAGAVAFIISIDDVTAEVDFDQKRSVVHPNPNDDNEAITLDSDVLYVTATVTDGDGDYGSSSIDLGEKITILDDGVEITNIDDGLVEIYSMSPTDTGAITVDYGNDEEHGTTPVVFSAVDLTHPDLPDGLVVVSGLGTDQLILSNMPGDINSEDATTITFDIINGGTEWQVTVQTPPIVPFETNLAFVNPGSPEEFVYANEGGDANQPILVTFDGVFVENFTTIDPINDGDVINPGDAAAGGYSSTDDDLNANQVGFGNRAEQDSNFEEFGGFIAIPMPEESVGFRFTVDGIGNNNDATVHWVAYNDTNNDGVLSAGDGMVDYGEVLADELAGVNKHGGVVLQVTPDDVLGGDGVDANNDGFADNLQFFDFMVVWFEMDDPESNNGPDDKDNDTIRVKDFVLLTQDEIPDYEIDVTVTAMDGDQDTDDEEFTVVFDGNDFGVG; encoded by the coding sequence ATGGCGACCACATATGTATCAGGCGCAGGAATCACAATACAAATAGACTATTATGAAGTGGACTATGATGGTGATGGTGATATGGAATTGGAATTCACAATCACTATTTTGGATGGTCCAAAGATTGGTGATTTAAGGGGGTTCTTTTTTGATTTAGCAAATGACAGTTTAAACGACTTGTCTGTCACATATGTAAATGACACCAATGATGGTTATGTCGATGATCCAGATGGGGTTGTTACGGATTATCAATTTGAAACCGACGGTGTAGTCGATCTTGGGAATGGTGCCAATATGCATGGTGTTGAGGAAGCACCGTTTGATGCAGGTATTGAGCTTGGCACACCCGGCATGTCTTCTGATGACCTTCAATCGGTTACTTTTATATTAGATAGCGAAACAGAATCTCTTTCCTATGAAGATATTGCTGAACAATATTTTGGCATTCGTCTGACCAGTGTTGGTGCGCCAAACAGCCCACGTGAAGGTTCATTGAAACTTGTTGGTACACTTCCGATGCCGCCTGTTGCTAATCCGGAAGAGAGAACTGTCGATGAAGCTGCACTTGATACTGATGTAACGGGTGATGATGATACCAATGATGTGGCGCCGGCAGATACAACAGGATCCGATCCAGATTCAGGCGAAGAAACCGTTTCCGGAACACTTTCTTTCAGTGATCCCGATAGTTCCGTATCTGTCACCAGTGTCGAATTTGATGGTAATGTGGTGAATGTACCGCAGGACGGCACAACCACGACCATTAATGGTGATTTTGGTGTTCTTGAAATTGATATGTACGGGAATTACAAATATACCCTGACAACAAATAGTACTGATCATAATACAGAAGGCACGGCAACTGATGGCGTCCATGAACTGTTTAATTATACTGTTACAGATCCAACTAATCTGACAGCATCCTCAACCATTACAATTAATATAGAAGATGATATTCCGACAATAGATGTAAATGGTTCAGAACCTGATCTAATGGTCGATGAAAGTGATTTGGACATTGATGATACCGATGCCAATATGCTTTCGGATTATTTTGATATTGAATTTGGTGCAGATGGTCCTGGCTCAATCACATATAGCCTTGAAATAGAAAATGCGAATTCAGGATTATACGATACCGCCACTGGCAATGAAGTAATTCTTTATAACAACAATGGCGTTGTTGAAGGCTGGACTTTACCAGGCGGCGCTGGTGGTGGCGGTGAACTGGTATTCAGTTTGTCAATCGTTGGAGGTGCATTGGTTTTAAATCAAGAGCGCGCGATTATTCATTCAAATAATCCAGGCCCTGATCCTGTGATTGATCATGATGAAAGTTTATCCCTTGGTGATAATATAATTAACCTTAATGCTTCGATCGAAGATGCCGATGGGGATACAGATGATGCAACATTTGATTTGGGTGGAAATCTAACATTTAAAGACGATGGTCCGACATCTGATCTTTCGCTTGCGGGTGGTTATGTTGTTGTTGATGAAACCGATGGTGTTGATAATGCTCCGGGTGAGACCGATGTGGTCGGTGGCAATCTTGGTTCTGCGACCATCGCTGGTAATCTGCTGTTTGTGGATAGTTCTGTCTATGGATCAGACGGCATGGCCGATAGTGACTATGCGGTTTATTCTTTGGCACTGAACAGTGGCGGCGATGGTGATTCCGGTGTTGATGATACCGCGAGCGGTGAGAATGTCATGCTCACGGATAATAACGGTGTCATTGAAGGCCGGACAGAGAATGGCAATCTACTTGTGTTTACGTTATCGATTGATGCGGACACAGGCGATGTCACCTTGACCCAGCACCGTGCTGTTGATCATGGTGATGATGGTAATGACCATGACAGCCTGTTGATGCTGGACAGTGGAGAGATTGATGCGGTGCTGACCGTGACCGATGGGGATGGTGACTATGACATGGATACCGCCGACATTGGCTCCATGGTAGGCTTTGAGGACGATGGCCCAACATCTGATCTTTCGCTTGCGGGTGGTTATGTTGTTGTTGATGAAACCGATGGTGTTGATAATGCTCCGGGTGAGACCGATGTGGTCGGTGGCAATCTTGGTTCTGCGACCATCGCTGGTAATCTGCTGTTTGTGGATAGTTCTGTCTATGGATCAGACGGCATGGCCGATAGTGACTATGCGGTTTATTCTTTGGCACTGAACAGTGGCGGCGATGGTGATTCCGGTGTTGATGATACCGCGAGCGGTGAGAATGTCATGCTCACGGATAATAACGGTGTCATTGAAGGCCGGACAGAGAATGGCAATCTACTTGTGTTTACGTTATCGATTGATGCGGACACAGGCGATGTCACCTTGACCCAGCACCGTGCTGTTGATCATGGTGATGATGGTAATGACCATGACAGCCTGTTGATGCTGGACAGTGGAGAGATTGATGCGGTGCTGACCGTGACCGATGGGGATGGTGACTATGACATGGATACCGCCGACATTGGCTCCATGGTAGGCTTTGAGGACGATGGCCCAACATCTGATCTTTCGCTTGCGGGTGGTTATGTTGTTGTTGATGAAACCGATGGTGTTGATAATGCTCCGGGTGAGACCGATGTGGTCGGTGGCAATCTTGGTTCTGCGACCATCGCTGGTAATCTGCTGTTTGTGGATAGTTCTGTCTATGGATCAGACGGCATGGCCGATAGTGACTATGCGGTTTATTCTTTGGCACTGAACAGTGGCGGCGATGGTGATTCCGGTGTTGATGATACCGCGAGCGGTGAGAATGTCATGCTCACGGATAATAACGGTGTCATTGAAGGCCGGACAGAGAATGGCAATCTACTTGTGTTTACGTTATCGATTGATGCGGACACAGGCGATGTCACCTTGACCCAGCACCGTGCTGTTGATCATGGTGATGATGGTAATGACCATGACAGCCTGTTGATGCTGGACAGTGGAGAGATTGATGCGGTGCTGACCGTGACCGATGGGGATGGTGACTATGACATGGATACCGCCGACATTGGCTCCATGGTAGGCTTTGAGGACGATGGCCCAACATCTGATCTTTCGCTTGCGGGTGGTTATGTTGTTGTTGATGAAACCGATGGTGTTGATAATGCTCCGGGTGAGACCGATGTGGTCGGTGGCAATCTTGGTTCTGCGACCATCGCTGGTAATCTGCTGTTTGTGGATAGTTCTGTCTATGGATCAGACGGCATGGCCGATAGTGACTATGCGGTTTATTCTTTGGCACTGAACAGTGGCGGCGATGGTGATTCCGGTGTTGATGATACCGCGAGCGGTGAGAATGTCATGCTCACGGATAATAACGGTGTCATTGAAGGCCGGACAGAGAATGGCAATCTACTTGTGTTTACGTTATCGATTGATGCGGACACAGGCGATGTCACCTTGACCCAGCACCGTGCTGTTGATCATGGTGATGATGGTAATGACCATGACAGCCTGTTGATGCTGGACAGTGGAGAGATTGATGCGGTGCTGACCGTGACCGATGGGGATGGTGACTATGACATGGATACCGCCGACATTGGCTCCATGGTAGGCTTTGAGGACGATGGCCCAACATCTGATCTTTCGCTTGCGGGTGGTTATGTTGTTGTTGATGAAACCGATGGTGTTGATAATGCTCCGGGTGAGACCGATGTGGTCGGTGGCAATCTTGGTTCTGCGACCATCGCTGGTAATCTGCTGTTTGTGGATAGTTCTGTCTATGGATCAGACGGCATGGCCGATAGTGACTATGCGGTTTATTCTTTGGCACTGAACAGTGGCGGCGATGGTGATTCCGGTGTTGATGATACCGCGAGCGGTGAGAATGTCATGCTCACGGATAATAACGGTGTCATTGAAGGCCGGACAGAGAATGGCAATCTACTTGTGTTTACGTTATCGATTGATGCGGACACAGGCGATGTCACCTTGACCCAGCACCGTGCTGTTGATCATGGTGACGATGGTAATGACCATGACAGTCTGTTGATGCTGGACAGTGGAGAGATTGATGCGGTGCTGACCGTGACCGATGGGGATGGTGACTATGACATGGATACCGCCGACATAGGGTCCATGGTAGGCTTTGAGGACGATGGTCCCTCTGTAGAAGCAACTGGATCAGAGCCTGATTTAATGGTTGATGACAGTGATTTTGATACGGATGATACTGATACAAATGCTGTTGCCGATTATTTTGATACTTCTTACGGTTCCGATGGTCCGGGTAGTACGACTTATAGTCTTGAAATAGAAAACGCCAATAGTGGCCTTTATGATACGTTGACCGGTAATGAAGTTATTCTTTATAACAATGCCGGAAGTATCGAGGGATGGACAATCGCAGGTGGCCAAGCAGGTGGAGGCGAGCTAGTCTTTACAGTTTCGATTGTTGGTGGAATGCTCGAACTTGATCAGTCACGTGCGATTGTACATACGGATAACCCCGGACCTGACCCTGTTACTGATCACGATGAAAGCTTAAGTCTAGGTGACAATGTCATCAATCTTGTGGCTGAAATTGAAGATGGCGATGGTGATACGGATAGTGCCGAAGTTGATCTTGGTGGCAACCTAACGTTTAAAGATGATGGTCCGACAGCTGAACTTAACGATAACGCTGCACCAATCGTGCTTGATGAAACCGATAATGATGGTGATGATGGTGATGTTGGTGGCTTGCTAGCAGATGTCACAGTAAACGGCAGCTCATTCTATACCACATTAACGCACGGAAATGATGGTGAAGCGGCCACGGATCCAACGGTATTTTCTCTTATACTGAATGCTGGTGCATCTGGATTAACGGATACAGTATCTGATACAGCAGTTGTTTTGTCATTTGAAAGCGGTGATGTCGTGGGACGTACATCCGATGGAAATAGTGATGAAGTTTTCCGTATTGCTGTTGATGCTGATACTGGCGATATTACCGTTACTCAAAGCCGTGCACTTAAGCATGATGATCCGAATGATCCTGATGAAAATGCCTCTCCAGAGGTAATGAATTCTGGCCTCGTAGAATTGATGGTTATGTTAACTGATGGTGATGGAGATTATGTTTCAGATACCATTGATCTTGGCGAGCTGATTAATTTTGAAGATGATGGGCCATCAATTGCCCTTCAAGAAGATGATGCCGCAATTGAAGTTGATGAAAGTACGCTTCCAAATAATGGAAGTGATAATTTCGCTGGTTACTTTGGTACGATAACTTACGGTTCTGATGGTGGAAGTGCGGCAAAAACATTTAGCCTTACCATTGATTCAGAAGGCGTGGATAGCGGTCTTAATGACACATTAACCGATGCAGATATCCTGCTTTATAAAACCAATACAGGTACAGTGGAAGGGCGTGTCGGCGGCCAAGCCGGTGCCGTTGCATTTATCATTTCAATTGATGATGTGACAGCCGAAGTGGATTTTGATCAAAAACGCTCAGTCGTGCATCCAAATCCAAATGATGATAATGAAGCGATCACACTTGATTCTGATGTTCTTTATGTCACAGCGACTGTTACAGATGGTGATGGCGATTATGGTTCAAGCAGCATTGACCTTGGTGAAAAAATCACGATCCTTGATGATGGTGTTGAAATTACCAACATAGATGACGGCCTTGTAGAAATTTATAGTATGTCACCTACGGATACAGGCGCGATCACCGTTGATTATGGTAACGATGAAGAACATGGTACTACGCCAGTGGTATTTTCAGCGGTTGATTTAACGCACCCTGACCTTCCAGATGGATTGGTTGTAGTTAGTGGACTTGGAACAGATCAGTTGATTTTATCCAATATGCCGGGTGATATTAATTCGGAAGATGCGACGACAATTACGTTTGACATAATCAACGGTGGTACGGAATGGCAGGTAACAGTGCAGACCCCACCAATTGTCCCATTTGAAACAAATCTTGCGTTTGTGAATCCTGGATCACCAGAGGAATTTGTGTATGCAAATGAAGGTGGTGACGCCAACCAGCCAATATTGGTAACTTTTGATGGCGTATTTGTCGAAAACTTCACAACCATTGATCCAATCAATGACGGTGATGTTATAAATCCAGGCGATGCGGCAGCGGGTGGTTATTCAAGTACGGATGATGACCTAAATGCTAATCAGGTTGGATTTGGTAACCGTGCCGAGCAGGATTCAAACTTTGAAGAATTTGGCGGATTTATTGCAATTCCAATGCCGGAAGAATCCGTAGGGTTCAGATTTACGGTTGATGGTATTGGTAACAATAATGATGCGACCGTCCATTGGGTTGCTTATAACGATACTAATAACGATGGCGTTTTAAGTGCTGGTGATGGCATGGTGGACTATGGCGAAGTTCTGGCGGATGAGCTCGCTGGAGTTAACAAGCATGGCGGAGTAGTTTTACAGGTTACTCCGGATGATGTTCTTGGTGGAGATGGCGTCGATGCCAATAATGACGGCTTTGCCGATAATCTCCAATTCTTTGATTTCATGGTTGTTTGGTTCGAAATGGATGATCCTGAATCAAATAATGGTCCTGATGATAAGGATAATGATACCATCCGTGTAAAAGATTTCGTCCTGCTAACACAAGATGAAATTCCGGATTATGAAATTGATGTTACCGTGACGGCAATGGATGGTGATCAGGATACTGATGATGAAGAATTCACTGTGGTCTTTGATGGTAATGATTTTGGTGTTGGTTAA
- a CDS encoding DNA gyrase inhibitor YacG yields the protein MKAANQILKCPICNEGTKEKYRPFCSKRCSEIDLGRWFNESYVIPGEQTSLGQENDDEMDY from the coding sequence ATGAAAGCGGCAAATCAAATTTTAAAATGCCCGATTTGTAATGAAGGCACAAAAGAAAAATACAGACCTTTCTGCAGCAAAAGATGTAGCGAAATTGATCTCGGCCGCTGGTTTAACGAGAGCTATGTAATTCCCGGTGAGCAAACATCGCTTGGTCAGGAAAATGACGATGAAATGGACTATTGA